In Methylomonas sp. ZR1, one DNA window encodes the following:
- the cas7u gene encoding type I-U CRISPR-associated RAMP protein Csb1/Cas7u: MSIDFSALHAAPRLLIDAELQPLQGARFQPTGFPDLGAAVYDGPNGNRLLLVESAQSMANRMETVCWDAPNDDWVDALKGLPLIKVIDNQGKPLTNTVQEAHRLNSAYVLEGKDQTVFDKLKAELADMDEGAVDLKKLAAVVLRYDANALLHGLFLAKKELAGGRLRLPRVVSSFIEAEDVNLAQSGGVKNDHVNPSGDTAKGFGNVPYSRSDYTAPKITAYFNIDLAQIRGFGLGNAVEQLLIALALYKIRAVLDFGLRLRTACDLDVKKLTVTRPTGWELPERNTLEAAIPGLIAAVAAEGRFAEPRVTQVSWGKK; this comes from the coding sequence ATGAGTATCGACTTTTCCGCTCTACACGCCGCCCCAAGACTGTTGATCGATGCCGAATTACAACCCCTGCAAGGCGCGCGTTTTCAGCCCACCGGTTTTCCCGACTTGGGCGCCGCCGTTTACGATGGGCCTAACGGTAATCGACTGCTGCTGGTGGAATCGGCGCAGAGTATGGCTAACCGGATGGAGACCGTTTGCTGGGATGCGCCGAACGATGATTGGGTTGATGCGTTAAAGGGCTTACCATTGATTAAGGTGATTGATAATCAAGGGAAACCTTTAACCAACACAGTACAGGAAGCCCACCGCCTAAACTCGGCATACGTCCTTGAGGGTAAAGACCAAACAGTTTTCGATAAATTGAAAGCCGAATTGGCGGACATGGACGAGGGAGCAGTAGATCTCAAAAAACTCGCTGCGGTCGTTCTGAGATACGACGCAAACGCCTTACTCCACGGTTTGTTTCTTGCGAAAAAAGAATTGGCCGGCGGCCGCTTACGCTTGCCGCGTGTCGTGTCTTCGTTCATCGAAGCGGAAGATGTAAATTTGGCGCAAAGCGGCGGCGTCAAAAACGACCACGTTAATCCGTCCGGTGATACCGCGAAAGGTTTCGGGAACGTTCCGTATTCGCGCAGCGACTACACCGCCCCCAAAATCACCGCTTACTTCAACATCGACCTCGCCCAAATACGCGGTTTCGGCCTGGGCAATGCAGTCGAGCAATTGCTGATCGCCTTGGCGCTTTACAAAATCCGCGCGGTTTTGGACTTCGGTTTGCGCTTGCGCACCGCCTGCGATTTGGATGTGAAAAAACTGACCGTTACCCGTCCGACCGGCTGGGAACTGCCCGAACGTAATACCCTGGAAGCCGCGATACCGGGTTTGATTGCTGCGGTTGCCGCCGAAGGCCGTTTCGCCGAACCTCGTGTGACCCAAGTATCTTGGGGTAAAAAGTAA